The Papaver somniferum cultivar HN1 chromosome 3, ASM357369v1, whole genome shotgun sequence genome includes a region encoding these proteins:
- the LOC113358566 gene encoding putative pentatricopeptide repeat-containing protein At1g09680 produces the protein MINGLCLDGGLKEAAKLFDSMVDRGLEPNEITYNVLIDGHCRNRKLGEAVQLFKKMKRNGLKPAIVDILLRELYRDGRMKTAQRFRNEMQTSGQSPDEVTYTTMMDGFCRNGKIKNPWRLQESQIVITCTASILIHGLCQAAQLEDARKVAFCRLLLCRIPCIYSMESTIRKKYNK, from the coding sequence ATGATCAACGGTCTATGTTTGGATGGTGGGTTGAAAGAAGCTGCTAAATTGTTTGACTCCATGGTGGATAGAGGCCTTGAGCCAAATGAAATCACCTACAATGTGTTAATCGATGGGCATTGCAGGAACCGTAAGCTGGGTGAAGCTGTGCAGCTATTCAAGAAAATGAAACGAAATGGATTGAAACCCGCAATAGTTGATATTCTATTAAGGGAACTATACCGGgatggaagaatgaagactgcacagaggtttCGTAATGAGATGCAAACTTCTGGTCAATCTCCAGATGAAGTGACATACACTACCATGATGGACGGTTTCTGCAGGAATGGAAAAATAAAGAATCCATGGAGGTTACAGGAATCTCAGATAGTAATTACATGTACAGCTAGCATTCTTATTCATGGTTTGTGTCAAGCTGCCCAGTTGGAAGATGCGAGAAAGGTTGCCTTCTGTCGTTTGCTTTTGTGCAGGATACCTTGTATTTACAGCATGGAAAGCACTATCCGAAAGAaatacaacaaataa